The following are from one region of the Entelurus aequoreus isolate RoL-2023_Sb linkage group LG17, RoL_Eaeq_v1.1, whole genome shotgun sequence genome:
- the kgd4 gene encoding 28S ribosomal protein S36, mitochondrial, which yields MGGKVSSKMAAPAARVIQAVRPHAPMIKFPKRQGVPKPNEVLITPAVNFQPHNTPSLPPGPPQITRSHVPLTPIPGTPDTLASIQLFPARYRRRPVAVEEMDYIQRGGPE from the exons ATGGGAGGCAAAGTCAGCTCCaaaatggcagctcccgccgccAGAGTTATCCAG GCAGTGCGGCCTCACGCACCTATGATCAAGTTTCCTAAGAGACAAGGTGTTCCCAAACCAAACG AAGTATTAATAACACCCGCGGTCAACTTCCAACCACACAACACTCCCAGTTTGCCGCCAGGGCCGCCTCAAATAACCAGAAGTCACGTACCTTTGACCCCCATCCCTGGCACCCCTGACACCTTGGCCTCCATACAACTATTCCCTGCAAGATACCGCCGTAGACCCGTGGCGGTAGAAGAGATGGACTACATTCAG CGTGGTGGACCAGAGTGA
- the LOC133632809 gene encoding betaine--homocysteine S-methyltransferase 1-like — MAPTKKGILERLNAGEVVIGDGGFVFALEKRGYVKAGPWTPEAAAEHPEAVRQLHREFLRAGANVMQTFTFYASDDKLENRGQSLKLTGAQINEAACDLARQVANEGDALVAGGVSQTPSYLSCKSETEVKAIFKKQLDVFMKKNVDFLIAEYFEHVEEAVWAVEMLKATGKPVAASLCIGPEGDMHGVSAGECAVKLVKAGAQIVGVNCHFDPLTCVKAVKMMKEAVEKAGLKAHYMVQPLAFHTPDCNCQGFIDLPEFPFGLEPRILTRWDMHQYAREAYNAGIRFIGGCCGYEPYHIRAVAEELAVERGLLPPGSEKHGMWGAGLEMHTKPWVRARARRDYWENLKPASGRPLCPSMSNPDSWGITKGDTGLMQQKEATSQQQLKELFAHTKSN, encoded by the exons ATGGCACCAACAAAGAAG GGAATCTTGGAGCGTCTCAACGCTGGCGAAGTCGTGATTGGCGATGGCGGCTTCGTCTTCGCCCTGGAGAAAAGAGGCTACGTGAAGGCAGGTCCCTGGACCCCCGAGGCCGCCGCCGAGCACCCCGAAGCAG TGCGCCAGCTGCACAGGGAGTTTCTGAGGGCGGGGGCCAATGTCATGCAGACATTCACCTTCTACGCCAGCGACGACAAGCTGGAGAACAGGGGCCAGAGCCTGAAACTGACG GGTGCCCAGATCAACGAAGCCGCCTGCGATCTGGCCCGCCAGGTCGCCAACGAGGGCGACGCTTTGGTGGCAGGAGGCGTGTCTCAGACGCCGTCCTACCTGAGCTGCAAGAGCGAGACCGAAGTGAAGGCCATCTTCAAGAAGCAACTGGACGTGTTCATGAAGAAGAACGTGGACTTCCTGATTGCTGAG TACTTTGAGCACGTTGAGGAGGCCGTGTGGGCCGTGGAGATGCTGAAGGCGACGGGAAAGCCTGTGGCTGCTTCTCTGTGCATCGGGCCGGAAGGCGACATGCACGGTGTCTCTGCTGGAGAGTGTGCCGTCAAGCTGGTCAAAGCCG GTGCCCAAATCGTGGGTGTCAACTGCCACTTCGACCCTCTGACCTGCGTGAAGGCTGTCAAGATGATGAAGGAGGCCGTGGAGAAGGCCGGTCTGAAGGCTCACTACATGGTGCAGCCTCTGGCCTTCCACACCCCCGACTGCAACTGCCAGGGATTCATCGACCTTCCAGAATTCCCCTTCG GTCTGGAGCCTAGGATCCTGACCCGCTGGGACATGCACCAGTACGCCAGAGAGGCCTACAACGCCGGCATCCGCTTCATTGGCGGCTGCTGCGGATACGAGCCATACCACATCAGGGCTGTGGCAGAGGAACTGGCGGTGGAGAGGGGACTGTTGCCACCAGGCTCTGAGAAACACGGCATGTGGGGCGCAGGGCTGGAGATGCACACCAAACCTTGGGTCAGAGCCAG AGCCCGCCGTGACTACTGGGAGAACCTGAAGCCAGCGTCTGGCCGTCCTCTGTGTCCCTCCATGTCTAACCCAGACAGCTGGGGTATCACCAAAGGCGACACTGGGCTCATGCAGCAAAAAGAAGCCACCTCTCAGCAGCAACTCAAGGAGCTGTTTGCGCACACAAAGAGCAATTGA